In Methanocaldococcus sp. FS406-22, the genomic stretch TGGAAATTGTTCAAGAAGTTATAGGTCTTTACCTTATGTTTCACCAACAAACTTTATCATTAAAGAGACAAAAAACAGCTTAGATGATTTTGATGAGTATGTTTATATCAATGGGGTCATTGGTTCTCACACATCAAATCCAATAACTGGAGATTTTGCTGTAGAGATACAAAACTCCTATCTGTATAAAAATGGAGAGATAATTCCAATTAAGAGAGGGATGTTTGGAGGCAATATATTTGAGATGTTTAAAGATGCTATTCCATTAAATGATGTTGAGCAGAGGGGTAAGTTAATATCTCCTTCAATAGTGTTTAAGGGAGATATAGTCAATTAAATGCTATTATTTTATAAATACTTTTTTTGAATGGACTTTCCGCAGTTTATACTTCCTAGCAGATGAATTCTCCAATACTTAATTAGGCATTAATATGCAATGAGAACATTTATTCCTGTGAAAATTCCACTACCCTATTGCTTTTTTATGAAGTATCATTTGTTATCTATCAAATAAAAATTGAAAAATTTCCTTCTCCTCGAGAAATCAACAAATATTCGAAAAATATTTATAATCAAAGTAATAAAATAATAAAATGAAAAAATAAAAATGTTAAGGGGTGAAATTTTGCATATAGACCCATTAAAAGTAGGTGTTGGAATTAGCAAAGACCCAACAACGGCAATAAATAACGCTTTAGATACAACAAAAAACCCAACTCTCGTTATTGTTTTTGCTTCTTCAAATTTAAATCCAAATGAGGTTTATGAAGCAATTAAAAATGAAGTTAATTGCCCAATAGTTGGATGTACTACAGCTGGGGAAATCTGCTCATCTGCAGAGAAAGAAACTACCGGGACGGTTGCAGTAATGACATTGGAGAGTAAATATTTATCTGTTGGAGTGGGAGTGGGAAAAAATTTAAAAGAAAATCCATTTAAGGCTGGTTTAGAAGCAGTTGAAAATGCTTACAAAAGCATAAAATTTAATCCCTTCATAACTTTTTTAGGGGCTATGAGGAAAGGAGCTTATGATATAGCTAATATGAAGACATTTATGAATATTGTTTTACCAGATGGATTACAGGGAGTTGAAGAGGAGTTTTTAAGAGGAGTTATTAGCAAATTGGGAAAATCTGCCCATATAATTGGTGGCAGTACTGGAGATGATTTAAAATTCCAGCAAACATATCAATTTGCAAATGGTGTTTATACAAATTCAGCAGTTCTTTGCGTTTTAAGTGGAGGCTTGAAGATGGGAACAGCCATAGGGCATCCTTATTATCCAACAGACATTGGGGCTACTGTAACAAGAGGTTCCGCTCTCACCAAACCCAAGAATCTAAGCGTATTATCCAACAGACATTGGGGCTACTGTAACTAAATCAGAGGGGAGAGTTGTTTATGAGTTAGATGGAAAGCCAGCAGCAGAGAGAATGAAAGAAATACTTAATGTTGATGAGCTAACTCCTGAACTATTTGCAGAGAAAACATTCGGCTTCAGAACAATAGATGTTAGTGGGGAGTATGTTGTAAGAAGTGCAATTAAAGAAGAAAATGGAGCAGTCCCATTCTACGCAGAGATTCCAATGGGGGTTCATTTCTCAGTTATGGATACAAATAGAGAATATGCCATTAAAAAATTTGAAGAAACTTTAGATAAAGCCATTGCAGATGCAGGACATCCAAAGAAAATTGGGGCTGTAATTATATTCAACTGTATTTTAAGGAGATTGGCTAAAGAGAGGTTAGGGTTTAGTGATTTAGATATCATCAAAGAAAAATTAGGGGATGTTCCAGTTAATTGGATTTGATACTTATGGAGAGCAAGGTTCAACAGCAGGAGGGGCAATAGGGCATCATAACCAAACTTCCGCCATCTTAATTATTGGAAATGAGCTGGTATCTCAATAAATTTTTATATTTTAAATTTTACATTTACTTGGTTTTTATAAAACATAAAAATAAATCACTTTTTAGTTTCATTAAATTTTTATATTTTGTGAGGTTATAAATTTTTAAAATTAAAATATTTAATGTTGGTGAAAGTATGCCAATGGGTTTCGGAATGCACTATGTAGGTAGTGAAGTCGCTTCAACAGACCCATTTTATGGTATTGTTTGGATGATAATTTGGATTGTTATAATTGCTGTGATTATTGCTATAATAGTATATGTATTGATTTCTCCACTAAAAAAACAGCAAACCCAAAATATAGACAGTGAGAAACTTGTAAAAATAGAAAAAGACATTGAAGAGATAAAGGAGATTGTTAGAGAGTTAAAGAAGAAATGGGAAGAAATTGAGTGATTTTATGAGGTTGATAGATGTAGTAAAAATGGGGGATGCATTGTCTAATCCAATAAGGGTGAAAATATTATACATTCTAAATAAACAGCCAAAAAATATTTACGAGTTAGCTAAAGAGTTAGAACTATCGAGACCTGTTGTTTATGCTCATTTAAGAAAATTAGAAGAAGCAGGTTTAGTCGAAAGTGATTTGGTCTTAGAAGGAAGTAGAGCAAAGAGAATTTATAAAGCAAAAGAATTCAAATTTTATATTGACAATGAGATTATAAAAAAGTTGTTTGAGGATTAATCTTTTAATTTCTCTTTTAGATAATCAACTAACTCATCTATTTTAACTCTAACTTGCTCTCTTGTGTTTCTCTCTCTAACTGTTACAGTTTTATCTTTTAATGTCTGTCCGTCCACTGTTATACAGAACGGAACACCAATCTCATCAGCTCTCATGTATCTCCTTCCTATAGCTCCACTATCATCATATTCAGCAATAATGCCATTCTCTCTTAGCATTTTCTCAATTTCCTTGGCTATTTTTGGCATATCTTCCTTATTAACTAATGGCAAGACATAAGCTTTTATAGGTGCAATTGATGGCTTTAAATCTAAATAAACTCTATCCTCTTCCTCTCTGTATGAATGTTCTAGTAAACAGTAAGTAATTCTATCAATTCCATAGGATGGCTCTATGACATGTGGGATAACTTTCTCTCCTTTGATAACCTTTTTAACCTTTTTAATTTCAACGTAGTCCTTTAAAATCTCGAATTCCTTTCCATCAATGTTTATTGTTATTTTACCATCTTTTTCAAGGGTTTTAACAAACTCTTCTAATGCCCTTTCATCTAAGTTGTTTATATATGCCTCGATTGCTTTTGTGTCTTTTTTAAATATCCTTCCAACAACCTTGTAGTTTAGATTTATCTCATAGGTCTCTATCTCCTTTGGTTCATCAAATTCAACAAAGACAGATAACTCAACTCCACTATGTGCGGAGTGGCTTCTTAAGTCGTAATCTGTCCTATCAGCAATTCCAACGCACTCAATCCATCCAAATCTTTCTGTATATATTTCAGCATCCCAACAGTCAATAGCATAGTGTGCCATTTCGTTTGGGAGGTGTTGCCTAAATCTTATTTTGTCCTTATCAATTCCTATTGCCTCTAAAA encodes the following:
- a CDS encoding FIST signal transduction protein; its protein translation is MHIDPLKVGVGISKDPTTAINNALDTTKNPTLVIVFASSNLNPNEVYEAIKNEVNCPIVGCTTAGEICSSAEKETTGTVAVMTLESKYLSVGVGVGKNLKENPFKAGLEAVENAYKSIKFNPFITFLGAMRKGAYDIANMKTFMNIVLPDGLQGVEEEFLRGVISKLGKSAHIIGGSTGDDLKFQQTYQFANGVYTNSAVLCVLSGGLKMGTAIGHPYYPTDIGATVTRGSALTKPKNLSVLSNRHWGYCN
- a CDS encoding FIST C-terminal domain-containing protein, producing the protein MKEILNVDELTPELFAEKTFGFRTIDVSGEYVVRSAIKEENGAVPFYAEIPMGVHFSVMDTNREYAIKKFEETLDKAIADAGHPKKIGAVIIFNCILRRLAKERLGFSDLDIIKEKLGDVPVNWI
- a CDS encoding winged helix-turn-helix domain-containing protein, with the protein product MRLIDVVKMGDALSNPIRVKILYILNKQPKNIYELAKELELSRPVVYAHLRKLEEAGLVESDLVLEGSRAKRIYKAKEFKFYIDNEIIKKLFED
- the glyS gene encoding glycine--tRNA ligase, giving the protein MEKDIYEKIMDLAKRRGYLWSSFEIYGGIAGFVDYGPLGCLLKNNIISKFREQYIVKEGFYEIESPTVTPYEVLKASGHVDNFTDPIVECKNCLESFRADHLIEEFVDVDTEGKTLKELEELIRKHNIRCPKCGGELGEVKKFNLMFVTSIGPGGKRTGYMRPETAQGIFIQFRRLAQFFRNKLPFGVVQIGKSYRNEISPRQGVIRLREFTQAEIEYFVHPERKEHEKFDLVKDEVVPLLPAERQMDENLSEDEKVIKISIGEAVEKGIIRHQTIAYFIALTKGFLEAIGIDKDKIRFRQHLPNEMAHYAIDCWDAEIYTERFGWIECVGIADRTDYDLRSHSAHSGVELSVFVEFDEPKEIETYEINLNYKVVGRIFKKDTKAIEAYINNLDERALEEFVKTLEKDGKITINIDGKEFEILKDYVEIKKVKKVIKGEKVIPHVIEPSYGIDRITYCLLEHSYREEEDRVYLDLKPSIAPIKAYVLPLVNKEDMPKIAKEIEKMLRENGIIAEYDDSGAIGRRYMRADEIGVPFCITVDGQTLKDKTVTVRERNTREQVRVKIDELVDYLKEKLKD